In the genome of Zobellia nedashkovskayae, the window CATTGAGATAAAGTTTATTTGGTACTTGGTTACCCGTAAAAAAAAGATCTGGTTTTGAGTCGTTATTGAAGTCTCCAATAGCAACACCACCGCCATTAAAAATATATTCACTAGAAAGAATGTTGAAACTATCATTTTCAACAATTGTATTATTGAAAGTGACTCCAGAGTAATTAGATGTTACTTGGGAAAATAGTGTGCTTTTTTTCTTTTCACAGGAGCTGAATAATAGAAATAGAATAAATGAAATTAAAATTAAATTTCTCATTGGTTTAAAGTGTCTTGTAGTATTCAATATAGGAATATACGATGTATCTCGTTACTCTAATTAAGTATCAAATTTAGAAAAATACATGGTAATGAATAGTAAATAAATTGAATACCTTTTTAGGATATTTATAAGTGCTATAGTATATAAATAAAACCACCCTGCACTAGAGGTGCAGGGTGGCTAAGTAATTTTTGACGTTAGAAAATAAACGTCAGAATGAAATAATTTATACTATTCCATATCATTTATAAAATCAATTGCGCTTTTAGGTAGTAATACCTTATCAATAATGTGCGCTACGCCATTTCTTGCCATAACGTCAGGCGTTGTTATATTGGCATTTACATCATTAGTTGCATCACCAATAACAAAATTATCAGTACCAAGAACGCTAATGATTTCTATATCATTCTCAGAAACTGTAGTTACCATTCCAGCCTCTAAATCAGCACTAGCTATTTTTCCTGCCACTACATGATATAAAAGTATTTCACTAAGAAGCTCCTTCTCTTCATCAGTGTCAAAGCTAGCAATACTAGTATAATCAGGTCCTAAAGCAGTGAATAAATCAGTAAATGCAGCATCGGTTGGAGCAAATACAGTTGCAGGCATGTGATAACTAAAATTTGTAGCCGTCGTATCCTGCACATTAGTGATATCAGCAAATGCGTCTGCTAAGTCAGTTGCAGTCAAGGCCTCTGCTAATATGCTAAGTTGAGGAGAACTTGTAACAGTCGTTGCTAAATCGTCAGAGCCTAACAATGCTATAAAATCTAAAGCTGATTGAGGTAAAAGAACTTTGTCTATTATATCAACAACACCATTCTTAGCATCTATACCTGCAGTAATTGTGTTAGCAGTGGTAGCGGTTACATCGCCAAATGCAAATCCGGTTCCATCAGCGATAACGTCAACAAGATTATCCTCTAAAAGTGTTACTGCTGGTCCAACTACTAAATCTATAGAAGCATTTGCAGGTGGTAAAACGTGATATAAAAGAATTTCACCCAATAAAGAAATTTCAACTTCATTATCAAAATCATCTAAGCTACTGTAATCGTCACCTAATGCATCAAAAAGATCTTCAAAGGCTTGATTGTTCGGAGCCAATACTCTTGCCGTATCCAATGCAGCAATTGCATCGGCCAAACCAGCTTTATCCAAAGCACTCGCTAAAAGGCTTAAGTCTTCCGTTCCTGCAGCCCATTCTATGAGAGTAGGTCTAGTGTCAAAATTTAAAGCTTCAATGGCAGCCTCTGGTAGAAGAACTTTGTCTATAAAATGAACAATACCATTATCTGCGTAGTTATTTGCTTGCGTAACAGTAGATACTGGATTTGTCTGCCCAACCTTAGTAGCATCTTGAATTTGGACATCACCATCTGCTGTAACTATAACCCCCAAATCATCTCCTGAGAGAGTGGTCAATGTGGTTCCATCTGTAAACGAACTAGCTTCCATAGTACCTGATACCACATGGTATGTCAAGATTTGTGAAAGCACGTCTAAATCTAAATTAGAATCCGCCAATAAAGCTTCTCCTGCTGTAATATCATCTGTGGTTATATAACCAACTGACTCAGCAAAAGAATTGAAAGCTATATCTGTTGGAGCAAATACGGTAAAAGGGCCTGTACCCTCTAAAATGTTAGGTAGGTCTCCTGTTGCTATTTTTAGAGCTGCTTCTAATGATGTTAAATTACCATTTGCCGTAATTCTTGTATACACTGTACCTGGGCCAACGATAGCCGCCCCAGGCGATTCGACATCATCATCATCACAGGAATTGAACCCTATTAATGCGAGCATCGAAAAAACAATACTGATAGTTCGAAATTTATTCATGTCTATATTTTATTAAGATTTTATTTCTTGAAATTTTA includes:
- a CDS encoding fasciclin domain-containing protein, producing MNKFRTISIVFSMLALIGFNSCDDDDVESPGAAIVGPGTVYTRITANGNLTSLEAALKIATGDLPNILEGTGPFTVFAPTDIAFNSFAESVGYITTDDITAGEALLADSNLDLDVLSQILTYHVVSGTMEASSFTDGTTLTTLSGDDLGVIVTADGDVQIQDATKVGQTNPVSTVTQANNYADNGIVHFIDKVLLPEAAIEALNFDTRPTLIEWAAGTEDLSLLASALDKAGLADAIAALDTARVLAPNNQAFEDLFDALGDDYSSLDDFDNEVEISLLGEILLYHVLPPANASIDLVVGPAVTLLEDNLVDVIADGTGFAFGDVTATTANTITAGIDAKNGVVDIIDKVLLPQSALDFIALLGSDDLATTVTSSPQLSILAEALTATDLADAFADITNVQDTTATNFSYHMPATVFAPTDAAFTDLFTALGPDYTSIASFDTDEEKELLSEILLYHVVAGKIASADLEAGMVTTVSENDIEIISVLGTDNFVIGDATNDVNANITTPDVMARNGVAHIIDKVLLPKSAIDFINDME